Part of the Quercus lobata isolate SW786 chromosome 6, ValleyOak3.0 Primary Assembly, whole genome shotgun sequence genome, taaatttaaaactaatcaaactctaattatggaaaccatattaatcataactaaaaaagagatgttctttgatagtagtagaaattacctaagaaataaagttagaaaatttaaaaatccattttttgacatttcatttaaccttatatatacatatatataaaattttcatacactattactttcgaaaatctaatgaacaatgctacctctcatttatcatctttgttatgcaaatcattagttagtaaatatatgataatggtaagaagtgttacaaatgagatcactaaaaaaaaaaaataataataattagccACTATCATTATGGAGTAGTGGTCTATAATTTTACGTATTTAAAAAAgtggaatatatagagttttcttaaaaatatgtataaagattcactatatatatgtgtatgaaggtaaaaaagaagaaggtatatttaaaaactaatgaaaaaccaatggttaataactaaaattatagtattaatgaATTATCTCTGAAGGTTCTCGGTAGGTAGAGTGGTTCCCTCTCTTTCCTCACTATAGCATAGTTTTGTCCCTTCCCGAGGGAGGTAGTTTGTCCCCTATAGTAGCTGTGGTTACTAGTACGGCTTCAGTAAAGTTTTCTCAGTGGGTTTGCGAAGTGGTTTGGTATGGACGAGCTTGCTCAGAAGTGGAAAAAGCTGTCTCTCACTAACGTAGAGGGGAGAAGAGTTGATTTatcgaagaagaagaaagcaggTAGTCATGTAGTGGCAGCAAAATTCCTAACGCGtcggaatattaatattgaGGTTGTAGCTCGCACCTTCCGACCAATATGGAGAACAAGAGATAATTTTGAGATCAATGATGCGGGTGGAAACgtgattcttttttattttgaactgGAGGTTGATGCTGTGAAGGTGTTGATGGGTGaaccttgggcttttgataGGCATCTAGTAGTCATGGAGCGGTATGATAGCTCAGTACCGATTCAAGATTTGAAGTTCAGTTCAACGTCCTTCTGGGTGCAGATACATGAACTCCCATTCTCCTTTATGTCAATGGAGGTTGCTATCAGCATAGGGGAGTCCATTGGAGATGTAATACCTACGAAGGATTCATCAGAGTTGAAAGGTAGTAATTACATGCGTATAAGGGTTGTTATTGATATCACGAAGCCGCTGTGCAGGGGACGTAGAGTCACATGGGACCAGGATTCAGATGGCTGGGTATCGTTCAAATATGAGCGATTACCAAACCTCTGTTACTGGTGTGGAAGTTTATGCCATGATGATAAAGAATGTATCCTCTGGCTTCAGAGTAATGGGACTTTATCAGTGGAGGATCAACAGTTTGGACCATGGATTCGGGCTACTCAACTGAATTAGATGAAGAAAACTTCAATTGAAGTGCAAGGTTTCGAGGAGCATAGccagagaacaaaaattatgtCTCACAGAGTTACGGAGAGGTCGATACTAGGAAAGGATGTATCTCCGGTGAGTAATGGTCAAGTTACGAATCAGATGACAGTGGTTGTGTCCGAGGTTACATCAGAAAAGGGGTCGATGGCAAGCAGAGAAGGCACAAAACTGAATCCGGTTAGTCCGGATTTTGAGGAGGTTTTGCGGGATTTGGATGAGTCAATTAACGCTTTTCCAGGGACTTTAAATGCTGATTCGAATATATCTAATCATCGTGAGGAAAAAGGGGAGGAGATGACGCTTTTGGAGGTACCGGTGTTACAGGCGAAAAATAAGTTGATTCTAGAAGACAGATTGCATGAAAGTGGGGGTATTCAAAAGGAGATAATTTCGGTGGGCAGGTTCCAAGTTGGTTGGACAGTTGGAGACGGAGagaaaaaaggtaaaaagagTGGTGGAGGCAGAAATAAAGATAAGACACATGCAAGGAATAAAAGTCCATCTAAGGGTGACGTAATAAACCTGAATACTCTAGATTCTATTCCTGATAAACGTAGTGGGCAAAAAAAAGGTACTTGGTCCAGAATTATGCTAAGGCCCAACTCCACGAGTGAGATGGATTGCATGGTTGAAGAGATAGGCCCAAAACGCAAAGACAATAAGTTGACGGATGTTGAGGTCGTGCCGCATGCAAAGAAGTTGAAGAAGGCAGAGAGTTTTGTTGTACAAAGCAATGTTGCGATTAACCACTCAGGATCGGCGGAGGTTGTGGAGCAACCCCACCGGGTCCAATGAGTCTCATAAGCTGGAACTGCTGAGGGCTTGGGAACTTTCGGACAGTCAAGGCTTTGGAGAGGATGGTTTCCAAAGAAGATCCCAACTTTGTCTTCCTTATGGAGACAAAAGCAGACATGGAATGGATGATTATGGTTCGTGATAGATGCAAGTTCAAGAATGGTCTCATTGTGCCGAGTGAAGGGAAAAGTGGTGGGTTGGCTTTATTTTGGAAGGAAGGTATAAAACTGGATGTTCAAACTTATTCTCAATCTCATATAGATGCATTGGTTCATGGTGGAGGAGAGGTAGGCTGGTGGCACCTGACTAGGTTTTACAGTGATCCGGACACAAATAAGAGACCTGAATCATGGAGAAAACTTAGGCACCTTAGTAAAACATCAGATTTTCCATGGTTAGTTATTGGCGACTTTAATGAGATTACAAgtgtttttgagaaagaaggtAGTAGTGACAGGCCACGGCAACAAATGGGTAACTTTGTGGACACAATAAACTGGTGCAGTCTTAAAGGTTTGGGCTATACTGGTCCAAAGTTCACATGGCTGTATCAAATTGTTGCTGGAGTTCAAATCAGAGAACGACTGGATAGAGCACTTGCTACGAATGGGTGGACGGATCTCTTTCCGGAGGCTAAACTCTTTCACCTTACCTCTGCGGCCTCGGATCACTCTCCATTATCATTGCACATGGTAAGGAGGAGGCGAATGTGAAAAATGGGCCGGGTGTTTAGGTTAGAGTCAATGTGGCTAAAGGAACCTAGATGTGAAGAGATTGTCCATGAAGCTTGGGATGAAGGTAAAGCTTTTGCCTCGGATTTTTCATTGATGTCATGTTTGGACCATTGTAGGGCTAGATTGGAGGATTGGAATAAGGTGGAGTTTGGCCACGTGGAAAAAACTATTGTTGATTTGCAAAAGCATTTAGAATGGCTAGAAAGACAACCTATGTCTCCGGAGAATATACGGTCTATGAAAGCAACTTGGGTTGAACTAAATTGTTGGTTAGAAAAGGAGGACGCCATGTGGTTGCAAAGATCTCGCATCAACTGGTTACAAAATGGTGATAGGAACACAAGATTTTTCCATGAGAAAGCGTCATCTCGCTTTAGGAAGAATTTTATTGAGGGCCTATTGGATGAAAATGGGCAGTGGCAAGAAGATGAGCCGTAGGTGGAGAGCATTGTGGTGGATTATTACAGAAGCCTTTTTCAATCTAACAACCCTatgaatttttctaaaattttagaagttGTTCAACACAAGGTGAGCCCGACGATGAATCAAAACCTCACTAAAGATTTTAGTGTTTGTGAAGTGTCGTGGGCCCTAAAACAGATGTACCCCTTGAAAGCGCCTGGTCTTGATGGCATGCCTCCTTTGTTCTTCCAACACTTTTGGCCTAAGGTGGGAGAAGAGGTCACAAAGacagttttggattttctaaaCTCAGGTATTGTTCCTCCAAACTTTAATGAAACTCATGTGGTGCTTATTCCTAAATGTAAAGAGCCAAAAAGAATTACTGATTTTAGGCCAATTAGTTTATGCAATGTGGTGTATAAAATTGCTTCCAAAGCTGTTGCCAACAGGATGAAGAAGATTCTTCCTTCAATTATCAGTGACATCCAAAGTGCATTTGTGCATGGCAGGTTGATCACTGATAATATTCTTGTAGCTTTTGAAACGATGCGCCATATTAGTCAGAAGAAAACTGGCAAAATTGGTGAGATGGCTCTAAAACTggacatgagtaaagcctaCGATAGGGTTGAGTGGTGCTGGCTGGAGAAGGTAATGCAGAAGCTGGGTTTTGATGACAAATGGAGAGCTTTAATCATGAGATGTGTTACGTCAGTCACCTACTCTTTCAAGATTAATGGTAAACCACGTGGGAGTGTCACTCCTAGCAGAGGAATCCGACAAGGAGATCCTCTATCTCcatatctctttcttttatgtGCAGAGGGATTATCAGCAATTATAAAGAAGACAGTGGACTGTGGTCATTTGAGAGGGGTAGCGGTTTGTCGAAATGGCCCTAAATTGTCTCATCTTTTTTTTCGCTGATGATAGCTTGATTTTTTGTAGAGCTTCTCTAGAGGAGTGCAATGCTCTTCAAAGAGTTTTACAGGTCTATGAGAGTGCATCTGGTCAGCAATTGAACCGTGCGAAAACATCGCTATTTTTTAGTAGCAATACGCCAAGTCAGATCAAGATGAGATTAAAATAAAGTTTGGTGCTCAAGTAATTAAGCTGCATGAAAAATACCTGGGATTGTCGTCTCTAGTAGGTAGACACAAGAGGAACACATTCAATGACATCAAAGAGAAGCTGAAGAAAAAGTTAGCCGGTTGGAAAGAAAAACTGCTGTCTAAGGCTGGAAAGGAGGTTTTAATCAAAGTTGTGGCTCAAGCTATACCAACTTATACTATGAGTTGCTTTAAAATACCTGACTCTCTTTGTGCGGAGCTTACTGGCTTGATTCAGAATTTCTGGTGGGGCCAAAAGCAGGATGAGAAGAAGATGTCGTGGCTGAGCTGGGATAAACTGTGTTCTCCTAAGGCAGAAGGGGGTCTGGGATTTAAGAAGTTAAAAGAATTTAATCTAGCTCTTTTAGCAAAACAGGGTTGGCAGCTTCAAAATAGACATGACACCCTTGTATACAGAGTGCTCAAGGCCAAGTATTTTCCACACTGTGAGTTTTCTCAGGCCTCTCTAGGTAATAATCCATCTTATACATGGCGCAATATCATGGCAGCACAGACAATTGTGAAACAGGGTCTGCGATGGAGGATTGGAAATGGGGAGCATGTATGGGTCTGGGGAGACAAATGGCTGCCAACGCCCTCCACTTACAAAGTCACCTCTCCTAGAATGTTTTTGCATGGTCAAACAATGGTGAGTGAGTTGATAGATAAGGAGAAGGCAAGCCGAAAAACAGAGGTGGTTGATGCTCTGTTTCTACCTCATGAAGCAGAGGTTATAAAAAGTATTCCTCTGAGCGCGCATCTCCCAGCAGACAAGCAGGTTTGGGCATGTAGTTCTAATGGTGTCTTTACGGTACGAAGTGCATATTGGGTGGCAGTGGAAATGACGAAAGGGGTGGGGAGTGGGTCGTGCTCTGATGATAGGCAAAATAGGAAGTTCTGGAGAAAGATATGGGAGCTTGCTACACCTCCGAAAATCAAACATTTCACCTGGAGAGCATGCCGGGACATATTGCCTACAAAAGCAAACTTAGTTCGGCGAAGGGTGTTAATGGAAGATGTATGTGATGGCTGCAAGTTGGCGTCGAAAAATTCGAATCACTGTTTCTGGACATGCAAGTTTGCACGTGAGTTGTGGGAGAGTTCTAAGCTAGCTCTGCCTTTTGAACCGGGTTGCGACTGTAGTTTCAAGGATATTATGTGGGGCTTGCTTATGGAGGAGGATAGTACACCGGAAATGGCTGCCAAAGTTGCGACGTGTGCTTGGGCATTATGGGGGAATCAG contains:
- the LOC115949771 gene encoding uncharacterized protein At4g02000-like; the encoded protein is MDELAQKWKKLSLTNVEGRRVDLSKKKKAGSHVVAAKFLTRRNINIEVVARTFRPIWRTRDNFEINDAGGNVILFYFELEVDAVKVLMGEPWAFDRHLVVMERYDSSVPIQDLKFSSTSFWVQIHELPFSFMSMEVAISIGESIGDVIPTKDSSELKGSNYMRIRVVIDITKPLCRGRRVTWDQDSDGWVSFKYERLPNLCYWCGSLCHDDKECILWLQSNGTLSVEDQQFGPWIRATQLN